A window of Corvus moneduloides isolate bCorMon1 chromosome 30, bCorMon1.pri, whole genome shotgun sequence contains these coding sequences:
- the LOC116436606 gene encoding glucagon-like, with product MVRWLYLSGLVFAVLIPPGWQVAPKDLEELSRWKLFGSQNSQSFPPHAKRHSEGTFTSDFTRYLDRMKAKDFVHWLINTKRCWEQGEGRDRTINGEIRAAAFQPLHSGMSDLSLASQDRQLRGKDLSIALSSLPHPVFPGSSS from the exons ATGGTGCGGTGGCTGTACCTGTCCGGGCTGGTGTTCGCCGTGCTCATCCCGCCGGGATGGCAGGTGGCTCCCAAGGACCTGGAGGAGCTGTCCAG GTGGAAGTTGTTCGGATCCCAGAACTCCCAGAGCTTCCCACCCCACGCCAAGCGGCACTCGGAGGGGACCTTCACGAGTGACTTCACGCGGTACCTGGACAGGATGAAGGCCAAGGACTTCGTGCATTGGCTCATCAACACCAagaggtgctgggagcagggagaggggcgGGACC GTACAATTAACGGCGAAATCCgggcagcagctttccagccgCTGCACTCGGGAATGTCGGACCTGTCCCTCGCCAGCCAGGACCGGCAGCTCCGCGGGAAGGATTTGTCCATCGCACTCAGCTCCCTGCCCCATCCCGTgttcccaggcagctcctcctga
- the LOC116436768 gene encoding uncharacterized protein LOC116436768 isoform X2 has protein sequence MEELFLQLWAEVARLQELCSEQGRLLQRLRARKGPVLDIPVSLPIQCTEDAVTGEGQRSPESHQNHPGAPTSSASNLEGSAHPMEQPQAASRLPLSPGNGVGTGGAAAFGSTEGEKGAVPTWMRTWILPVPREGGRAPCSPRDLETLNPGAEGSFLNLLDLYEAPGVLEREDAPRDGALPVEAPVEIRGPVKVIREAGGSCGIRDSSSSSPSVPDPREVWQSGVIALKSLWAPSFLVPRGIGYRNPPGSQPGRPSRDPGGGFEDPLEESAGGKALSVSFGSSS, from the exons ATGGaggagctgttcctgcagctctgggcgGAGgtggccaggctgcaggagctgtgctcgGAGCAGGGGAGGCTCCTCCAGAGGCTGAGGGCCAGGAAGGGGCCAGTCCTGG ACATCCCGGTGTCGCTGCCCATCCAGTGCACGGAGGACGCGGTGACGGGGGAAGGCCAGAGGTCACCTGAGAGCCACCAAAACCACCCAGGGGCTCCGACATCCTCCGCATCCAACCTGGAGGGCTCTGCTCATCCCATGGAACAGCCCCAGGCCGCCAGCAGGCTCCCCCTGAGCCCTGGGAACGGCGTTGGAACCGGAGGCGCCGCAGCTTTTGGCAGCACCGAGGGGGAGAAGGGGGCTGTGCCCACCTGGATGAGGACCTGGATCCTCCCTGTCCCccgggaaggagggagagctccctgcagcccacggGACTTGGAGACACTAAATCCAGGGGCTGAGGGCTCCTTCCTAAATCTTCTGGACCTCTATGAAGCCCCAGGAGTGCTTGAGAGGGAAGATGCTCCCAGGGACGGGGCTCTCCCTGTGGAGGCTCCGGTGGAGATCCGAGGGCCTGTGAAGGTAATTCGGGAGGCTGGAGGGAGCTGCGGCATCAGGGActcttcatcctcctctccATCAGTCCCGGACCCACGGGAAGTGTGGCAGAGTGGGGTTATTGCCCTAAAAAGTCTCTGGGCACCCAGTTTTCTGGTTCCCAGGGGAATTGGGTACAGAAATCCCCCGGGGTCCCAGCCAGGACGTCCCTCCCGTGATCCTGGTGGAGGCTTTGAGGATCCCCTGGAGGAGTCAGCTGGGGGAAAAGCTCTCTCAGTCTCCTTTGGGTCTTCCAGTTAA
- the LOC116436768 gene encoding uncharacterized protein LOC116436768 isoform X3: MSPRPPGRARTVPTTVVVPSPLSCPGVREMEELFLQLWAEVARLQELCSEQGRLLQRLRARKGPVLDIPVSLPIQCTEDAVTGEGQRSPESHQNHPGAPTSSASNLEGSAHPMEQPQAASRLPLSPGNGVGTGGAAAFGSTEGEKGAVPTWMRTWILPVPREGGRAPCSPRDLETLNPGAEGSFLNLLDLYEAPGVLEREDAPRDGALPVEAPVEIRGPVKTSWTPGWALEEGTLGPGPACEAAPACDLRQEIFPPDAAGHAEYLSHILAHLE; the protein is encoded by the exons ATGTCACCGCGGCCACCGGGCAGGGCCAGGACAGTCCCCACCACG GTGGtcgttccctctcctctctcctgcccaGGTGTGAGGGAGATGGaggagctgttcctgcagctctgggcgGAGgtggccaggctgcaggagctgtgctcgGAGCAGGGGAGGCTCCTCCAGAGGCTGAGGGCCAGGAAGGGGCCAGTCCTGG ACATCCCGGTGTCGCTGCCCATCCAGTGCACGGAGGACGCGGTGACGGGGGAAGGCCAGAGGTCACCTGAGAGCCACCAAAACCACCCAGGGGCTCCGACATCCTCCGCATCCAACCTGGAGGGCTCTGCTCATCCCATGGAACAGCCCCAGGCCGCCAGCAGGCTCCCCCTGAGCCCTGGGAACGGCGTTGGAACCGGAGGCGCCGCAGCTTTTGGCAGCACCGAGGGGGAGAAGGGGGCTGTGCCCACCTGGATGAGGACCTGGATCCTCCCTGTCCCccgggaaggagggagagctccctgcagcccacggGACTTGGAGACACTAAATCCAGGGGCTGAGGGCTCCTTCCTAAATCTTCTGGACCTCTATGAAGCCCCAGGAGTGCTTGAGAGGGAAGATGCTCCCAGGGACGGGGCTCTCCCTGTGGAGGCTCCGGTGGAGATCCGAGGGCCTGTGAAG ACGTCCTGGACTCCGGGCTGGGCGCTGGAGGAGGGAACGCTCGGGCCTGGCCCTGCCTGCGAGGCCGCTCCGGCCTGTGACCTGCGCCAGGAGATCTTCCCCCCGGATGCAGCGGGACACGCGGAGTATTTGAGCCACATTTTGGCCCACCTGGAGTAG
- the LOC116436605 gene encoding nascent polypeptide-associated complex subunit alpha, muscle-specific form-like translates to MVGRGGNREILVEEKKEKEEQVNDTETAAGEVATGSTWQRATVTSGVAGTGKSQEREVGRSKGKPGLFPELPQALEPLGCSRGSIRTPPPRGAPSQNHLNPLARRGLCSGTPEHPTPRRSPHQDHPAPVPPGRALLTGSLLSPLPGGGGPQQDLQTPSPWWGAPHRDHRDPFAQRKDFTPGPLGPLTAEGGAAPRPPGPPDPLSLGRGLCTGTPGPPSPGKGSALGPADPLTAEGGSAAGPPSCPVPSPPLSPAPRRLRGRRCVRAGRSHLRYLFPAPPGQVHGPGPPRS, encoded by the exons ATGGTGGGAAGAGGTGGAAATCGAGAGATCCTcgtggaggaaaaaaaggaaaaagaagaacaagtgaATGACACCGAAACTGCCGCAGGCGAGGTGGCCACGGGCTCCACGTGGCAGCGAGCCACGGTGACATCGGGAGTGGCAGGGACGGGGAAAAGCCAGGAGCGGGAAGTGGGGCGCAGCAAGGGAAAGCCGGGGTTGTTCCCG gaACTGCCACAGGCCCTGGAGCCGCTGGGCTGCTCGAGGGGCTCCATCCGGACCCCCCCACCCCGGGGAGCTCCATCCCAGAACCACCTAAACCCCCTTGCACGGAGGGGCCTCTGCAGCGGGACCCCCGAGCACCCAACCCCCAGGAGGAGCCCTCACCAGGACCACCCTGCTCCCGTTCCCCCGGGGCGAGCCCTCCTCACCGGGAGCCTCCTGTCTCCCTTGCCTGGAGGGGGTGGGCCACAGCAGGACCTCCAGACTCCCTCCCCGTGGTGGGGGGCTCCGCACCGGGACCACCGGGACCCCTTCGCCCAGCGCAAGGACTTCACACCGGGACCCCTGGGCCCCCTTACCGCAGAGGGGGGCGCCGCACCGAGACCCCCGGGACCACCGGACCCCCTTTCCCTGGGGCGAGGGCTGTGCACCGGGACCCCGGGACCCCCTTCCCCCGGCAAGGGCTCGGCCCTGGGACCCGCAGACCCGCTTACAGCTGAGGGGGGCTCAGCAGCGGGACCCCCGTCCTGTCCcgtcccctctcctcccctctcacCGGCTCCACGGCGGCTGCGGGGCCGCAGGTGCGTCCGGGCGGGGCGGAGCCACCTGCGCTACCTGTTCCCCGCCCCCCCGGGACAGGTGCacgggccggggccgccgcggtCCTAA
- the LOC116436768 gene encoding uncharacterized protein LOC116436768 isoform X1: MSPRPPGRARTVPTTVVVPSPLSCPGVREMEELFLQLWAEVARLQELCSEQGRLLQRLRARKGPVLDIPVSLPIQCTEDAVTGEGQRSPESHQNHPGAPTSSASNLEGSAHPMEQPQAASRLPLSPGNGVGTGGAAAFGSTEGEKGAVPTWMRTWILPVPREGGRAPCSPRDLETLNPGAEGSFLNLLDLYEAPGVLEREDAPRDGALPVEAPVEIRGPVKVIREAGGSCGIRDSSSSSPSVPDPREVWQSGVIALKSLWAPSFLVPRGIGYRNPPGSQPGRPSRDPGGGFEDPLEESAGGKALSVSFGSSS; this comes from the exons ATGTCACCGCGGCCACCGGGCAGGGCCAGGACAGTCCCCACCACG GTGGtcgttccctctcctctctcctgcccaGGTGTGAGGGAGATGGaggagctgttcctgcagctctgggcgGAGgtggccaggctgcaggagctgtgctcgGAGCAGGGGAGGCTCCTCCAGAGGCTGAGGGCCAGGAAGGGGCCAGTCCTGG ACATCCCGGTGTCGCTGCCCATCCAGTGCACGGAGGACGCGGTGACGGGGGAAGGCCAGAGGTCACCTGAGAGCCACCAAAACCACCCAGGGGCTCCGACATCCTCCGCATCCAACCTGGAGGGCTCTGCTCATCCCATGGAACAGCCCCAGGCCGCCAGCAGGCTCCCCCTGAGCCCTGGGAACGGCGTTGGAACCGGAGGCGCCGCAGCTTTTGGCAGCACCGAGGGGGAGAAGGGGGCTGTGCCCACCTGGATGAGGACCTGGATCCTCCCTGTCCCccgggaaggagggagagctccctgcagcccacggGACTTGGAGACACTAAATCCAGGGGCTGAGGGCTCCTTCCTAAATCTTCTGGACCTCTATGAAGCCCCAGGAGTGCTTGAGAGGGAAGATGCTCCCAGGGACGGGGCTCTCCCTGTGGAGGCTCCGGTGGAGATCCGAGGGCCTGTGAAGGTAATTCGGGAGGCTGGAGGGAGCTGCGGCATCAGGGActcttcatcctcctctccATCAGTCCCGGACCCACGGGAAGTGTGGCAGAGTGGGGTTATTGCCCTAAAAAGTCTCTGGGCACCCAGTTTTCTGGTTCCCAGGGGAATTGGGTACAGAAATCCCCCGGGGTCCCAGCCAGGACGTCCCTCCCGTGATCCTGGTGGAGGCTTTGAGGATCCCCTGGAGGAGTCAGCTGGGGGAAAAGCTCTCTCAGTCTCCTTTGGGTCTTCCAGTTAA
- the SLC4A8 gene encoding LOW QUALITY PROTEIN: electroneutral sodium bicarbonate exchanger 1 (The sequence of the model RefSeq protein was modified relative to this genomic sequence to represent the inferred CDS: deleted 2 bases in 2 codons): protein MPAGSNEPDGILSYQRHDEEAVIDQGRTSNVVNIHYEKEELEGHRTLYVGVRMPLVRQSHRHHRAHSQKHRKREREKDAVPTEQGYHYTPSQRVQFILGTEEDEQHVPHDLFTELDEICVKEGEDAEWKETARWLKFEEDVEDGGERWSKPYVATLSLHSLFELRSCIINGTVLLDVRATSIEDIADLILAQQEPSPEFDERTRAKVREVLLKKHHHQNERKRNNLLPIVRSFADVSKKQDLHLLEKPAQTLTPHPSPTTAEAKNGVTPETSAMDLSKAELHFMKKIPSGAEASNVLVGELDFLQQPLVAFVRLTPAVLLSGMTEVPIPTRFLFVLLGPGGKAHQYHEIGRSMATTMTDEVFHDVAYKAKDRADLVAGIDEFLDQVTVLPPGEWDPSIRIEPPKNVPSQEKRKMPGALDESSSHSKPEKHSGPELERTGRLFGGLVLDVKRKAPWFWSDFRDGLSLQCLASFLFLYCACMSPVITFGGLLGEATHGHISAMESLLGASMTGVVYSLFAGQPLTILGSTGPVLVFEKILYKFCKEYTLSYLSLRTCIGLWTAFFCVVLVATDASCLVCYITRFTEEAFASLICIIFIYEALEKLSHLRETFPVHMHSKLDLLTIYYCKCEPPAHPSNETLRFWRSNGINVSGITWGNLTVTECRSLHGEFQGPACGRNGPYAPNVLFWCCILFFSTFALSSLLKKFKTSRYFPTRVRSTVSDFAVFLTIVIMVLIDLGIGIPSPKLHVPHMFKPTRDDRGWLINPIGPNPWWTVLAALIPALLCTILIFMDQQITAVIVNRKEHRLKKGCGYHLDLFMVAVMLGVCSVMGLPWFVAATVLSITHVNSLKVESDCSAPGEQPKFLGIREQRVTGLMIFVLIGLSVFFTSVLKFIPMPVLYGVFLYMGVSSLRGIQFFDRLKLFWMPAKHQPDFIYLRHVPLRKVHLFTLIQLLCLVLLWAIKASRAAIIFPMMVLALVFVRKVMDFCFSKRELSFLDDLMPESKKKKLDDAKNEAKEEEESQKMMEAAAANSVQLKLGKTSRVDTPKPSSDRADPSDINISDEMSKTTVWKALTMNTETL from the exons ATGCCCGCCGGCAGCAACGAGCCCGATGGGATCCTCAGTTACCAG AGACACGACGAGGAGGCCGTGATTGACCAGGGCAGGACGAGCAATGTGGTCAACATCCACTATGagaaggaggagctggaag gCCACCGGACCCTGTACGTGGGTGTGCGGATGCCGCTGGTGCGCCAGAGCCACCGGCACCACCGCGCCCACAGCCAGAAACACCGGAAACGGGAGCGGGAGAAGGACGCGGTCCCCACGGAGCAGGGATACCACT aCACCCCATCCCAGCGGGTCCAGTTCATCCTGGGCACGGAGGAGGACGAGCAGCACGTCCCCCATGACTTGTTCACGGAGCTGGATGAGATCTGCGTGAAGGAGGGAGAAGATGCCGAGTGGAAGGAGACGGCCAG GTGGCTGAAGTTCGAGGAGGACGTGGAGGATGGGGGCGAGCGCTGGAGCAAACCCTACGTGGCCACgctgtccctgcacagcctcTTCGAGCTGCGCAGCTGCATCATCAACGGGACGGTGCTGCTGGACGTGCGCGCCACCAGCATCGAGGACATCGCGG ACCTGATCCTGGCCCAGCAGGAGCCGTCCCCGGAGTTCGACGAGCGCACGCGGGCCAAGGTTCGGGAGGTGCTGCTGAAGAAGCACCACCACCAGAACGAGAGGAAAAGGAACAACCTCCTGCCCATCGTGCGCTCCTTCGCCGACGTCAGCAAGAAACAGGACCTGCACCTGCTCGAGAAGCCAG cccaaaccctcACCCCTCACCCTTCTCCCACCACCGCAGAAGCTAAGAACGGGGTGACCCCTGAGACCAGCGCCATGGACCTGAGCAAG GCGGAGCTGCACTTCATGAAGAAAATTCCCAGCGGAGCCGAAGCGTCCAACGTGCTGGTGGGAGAGCTGGAtttcctccagcagcccctcgTGGCCTTTGTCCGCCTGACCCCCGCTGTGCTCCTGTCGGGAATGACGGAAGTTCCCATCCCAACAAG GTTCCTGTTTGTTCTGCTGGGGCCAGGAGGAAAAGCCCATCAGTACCACGAGATCGGCAGGTCCATGGCCACCACCATGACAGACGAG GTTTTCCACGATGTTGCCTACAAAGCCAAGGACCGGGCTGACCTCGTGGCCGGCATCGACGAGTTCCTGGATCAGGTCACGGTGTTGCCACCGGGAGAGTGGGACCCATCCATCCGAATCGAGCCCCCCAAAAATGTCCCCTCCCAG gaaaagaggaagatgCCGGGAGCTCTGGATGAGAGTTCTTCCCACAGCAAGCCGGAGAAACACAGCGGTCCTGAACTGGAGCGGACTGGGAG gCTCTTTGGAGGGCTGGTCCTGGATGTGAAGCGCAAGGCCCCGTGGTTCTGGAGTGACTTCCGGGACGGTCTGAGCCTGCAGTGCCTGGCGTCCTTCCTGTTCCTCTACTGTGCCTGCATGTCCCCCGTCATCACCTTCGGGGGACTGCTGGGGGAGGCGACCCATGGCCACATC AGTGCCATGGAGTCCCTGCTGGGAGCATCCATGACGGGCGTGGTTTATTCCCTCTTTGCTGGCCAACCCCTCACCATCCTCGGCAGCACAGGGCCCGTCCTGGTCTTTGAGAAGATTCTCTACAAATTCTGCAA GGAATACACGCTCTCCTATCTGTCCCTGCGGACCTGCATCGGGCTCTGGACTGCGTTCTTCTGCGTGGTGCTGGTGGCCACGGACGCCAGCTGCCTGGTGTGCTACATCACCCGCTTCACCGAGGAGGCCTTCGCCTCCCTCATCTGCATCATCTTCATCTACGAGGCCTTGGAGAAGCTGAGCCACCTGCGGGAGACCTTCCCCGTGCACATGCATAGCAAGCTCGACCTCCTCACCATCTATTA ctgtAAGTGTGAGCCCCCGGCTCATCCCAGCAACGAAACCCTGCGCTTCTGGCGGAGCAACGGGATCAACGTGTCAGGAATCACCTGGGGAAACCTCACAGTAACC GAATGTCGCTCTTTGCATGGGGAGTTCCAAGGACCTGCCTGTGGACGCAACGGCCCCTACGCGCCCAACGTCCTCTTCTGGTGCTGCATCCTCTTCTTCTCCACCTTTGCCCTGTCGAGTTTGTTGAAGAAGTTTAAAACCAGCCGTTACTTCCCAACCAGA GTCCGATCCACAGTGAGTGACTTTGCTGTGTTCCTCACCATCGTCATCATGGTGCTCATCGACCTCGGGATCGGGATCCCGTCCCCCAAGCTCCACGTCCCCCACATGTTCAAG CCCACCAGGGACGACCGTGGGTGGCTCATCAACCCCATCGGGCCCAACCCGTGGTGGACGGTGTTGGCCGCGCTCATCCCGGCCCTGCTCTGCACCATCCTCATCTTCATGGACCAGCAGATCACGGCCGTCATCGTCAACAGGAAGGAGCACAGGCTCAag AAAGGCTGTGGGTACCACCTGGACCTGTTCATGGTGGCTGTGATGCTCGGGGTGTGCTCGGTGATGGGGCTGCCCTGGTTCGTGGCCGCCACCGTGCTGTCCATCACCCACGTGAACAGCCTCAAAGTGGAGTCCGACTGCTCCGCGCCGGGGGAGCAGCCCAAGTTCTTGGGGATCCGGGAGCAG AGAGTCACCGGCCTGATGATCTTCGTGCTCATAGGGCTG TCCGTCTTCTTCACCTCTGTGCTCAAG TTTATCCCGATGCCGGTGCTTTACGGGGTCTTCCTGTACATGGGGGTCTCGTCGCTCCGAGGAATCCAG ttCTTCGACCGCCTGAAGCTGTTCTGGATGCCGGCCAAGCACCAGCCGGACTTCATCTACCTGCGCCACGTGCCCCTGCGCAAGGTGCACCTCTTCACGCTcatccagctgctctgcctcgTCCTGCTCTGGGCCATCAAAGCTTCCCGCGCCGCCATCATCTTCCCCATGATG GTTTTGGCTCTCGTTTTTGTCCGGAAAGTGATGGATTTCTGCTTCTCCAAGCGGGAGCTCAGCTTCCTGGATGACCTCATGCCAGAAAGCAAGAAGAAGAAGTTGGACGATGCCAAAAATGAAGCCAAAGAAGAGGAG GAGTCCCAGAAAATGATGGAGGCGGCTGCTGCGAATTCCGTCCAGCTGAAGCTGGGCAAGACCAGCAGGGTGGACACCCCAAAGCCCAGCAGTGACAG GGCTGATCCTTCTGACATCAACATTTCGGATGAGATGTCCAAGACCACGGTGTGGAAGGCTCTGACCATGAACACAGAAACGCTCTGA